Part of the Phycodurus eques isolate BA_2022a chromosome 3, UOR_Pequ_1.1, whole genome shotgun sequence genome, ccaagtatgtccaaaacacacaaggaatttgtctccggtagttggagccgctctagtacaacagacagtcaatttacagaacactttggagacataaagacattgacaaaaaaacaattgtgcaaaaagatgcagagtcctctagcacttagagcagttcgaatgactaatattgcaatagtccggtgcaatgaccattgtgcaaagggcgccgagacttcaaggagtttatgcggtttaaagtgacgagtagtgcgatcatctgggacaatgtcggttgtgcaaatgttacagatactcctcaatcagtgtggaaatggagcagatgctactctggcatgagtggccagtataggcaaatagtgcagcatggcgagacaactacagtgagtgcacgagtaatacataattggccccacagaaatgtgacaacgaactcaaagtccaaaaaattccagcttgttgtaatggaattataggttaggtgtttaagaagttgatcgcaagagggaagaagctgttgttagcaaatacaaatacatttcttcttttttttcttaaacatcaAGCATTAATCATCCATTTATTAATGTCAGACAGGCTATtaatacatttggaaaagagCTCTATTTCATAATTTGATGTAGACAATTATTATGAGGATATTCTTGGCCTGTGTCAAACTATTGTACTTTTAACAGTAAACGCCAGATGGCGTTAAAACACATTACTGTACATTAGGTCAAGCCTGGTCGTTGAATGAATCCtagggtgtgtttttttttttttaaacgaaatatttaaaaaaaattaaatatacattttttcgTCAGATTTCCTCAACAGGGCATAAAACATTAACTCGTGCACTCCAGCACCACCTTGGCTTTCCAAGCAATATGTGCTTGCAATCCCTAAGTTTATGGATGCTAGACTTTTTAAACTTTACCCACAAGGGAGCAGAGGGTTACAatatgttctaaaaaaaaaaaaaagttgatcttGATATTATTTGAGCAtcagttgaattttttttccttgaatttaattacatttttaataatttaaattattaaattgagTTGAATTTaatcgttttttaaaatatgttttaaagtgGAACATTtggatattttaaatattatttcgTGCGATTTTAATTGCATTACTTTGAATTAGATTTATTTTAGCTATTTTTGACAGCAAAAAATTACTTTCATTACAAAGTTTAAAAAGTACGTACATGGGTATTTTAAATCGTCATGATCCGATACAATTTTAATTcagttaattatatttttatttgtatagttTTAAACATAATACAGTTATTAAATTACCTATTAATTtaagaagaagaggaaagaaGAAGTATAAAAGTGGGTAGTTTCTATATCTCGCAGAATAGACTACTACCATCCCTAACGCGTCAAAAATAACCGTGAAAGGCTCATAACGACTGtatgtgttgcatttttttttcactccccggacaaaacatttttcaaaatccaGTGGCAAATTAGTTCGTCTTTGTATGTGACTCATTGCAAATACCTCGTGGTGGTAGCGGATTCTTAAGAAGGGGATTCTCCCTTTTCCGACATCACATGAAGGCACCGTGTAACTCCTTCCTTGGTCACGTGGTTGTGACGTCAACACGCAGGACGTTAAAAAAACCAactggactgacgttcgacgtGAACATGTTCCGGGCTTCACGACTACAAGCTCAGTGGTGTCGTCCGGCTTGCCGTCAGACTGGACCTCGCTGAAGAACGCAACACAGACACAAGCGCCTTGACTCCGGGAACTCGTCGGAACCAAACCCCGCTGTTTTGAtactacatttttgtattttctttattgtcgTTTGCGCTAATGCTAACTACGCTAGCTAGTATAGCAGGTGAACTTGCCCCCTTCCCGCTTTGACCCGATACTCGTCGCGCGACTCTTTATTTACACCCAGCCGTAGATAACAAACTACATTCGGACTCTTTCAGTGTCTCTCTCGGTTGGGTTTGGCCGTGTCGGGCCTTCTTTTGGGCTTGTTCCTGGCTTGTGGCGTTCGAGGTCACCCGCGCACTCCGGCTCTTTATCAAACCTCCTGGTGGGAATGAAGAGCCTGCCGTATTTCTGTCGGGGAGAGGTCAACCGAGGCTTCGGGAGAGGCAGCAAAGAATTGGGGATTCCGACAGGTAAGCGTCCTTTATCTTTATCCTTTATCACTGGCTTGTGGCTAGGgacttaatttattattattattattatttattttattttggtttcgATTAGACCGGCTAAACGAAAACGTCTTCTATGGTTTGTCAGGCGTCACCAACCTTTATGAAAATgaaagctacttcttgggtTCTTTAAACACTCCTCTGCAATAATACATTTGCTCaaactacatttatttattattaataataattaatggtATTCATAGACACAACCGCTCACAAGTTTTTCCAAACTTCACGCTGGTAGGTTATGGGAAATCCTCACAATagttatcaacaatgatttaacaagtaGGACATAAACAAATATCAATAGCCACAATCTTCTCTGCAGGtgtttccattttcaaatgatcacttgttcaacattcctaggaaatcacaatgtccaatCATCGATGAGCTATTTCTAGAATAGGCCCGCGTGGCTGCTGGTGTGGTCGTTGGTGGCTGCCTTGTTTGTGCCCACGGGCACCCTGTTCTGGGTGACCCCTGTTCTGCAGTTTGACAGCCTTGGATAGCTGTAAAAATtcttaatatttacatttgtaaactttgcaaaaatgtttACGTTATCCTCAGACCCTTTCTAAGTAAATTGTGTATTTGGCGTAGATCGTTATCTCTTTGAGATAAATGTGAGCGTTGCATCAGGTCGTTCTAGTTGCTGATTAAGGTCAAGTTATCTTTTTCTTAGTCATGCTTATGTAATGTGGCAGGTGAACAAAACTGTCTTTATGGACTCAATTGAACAGCATCATTATGTCAATTAACGTGCCCTCGCTTTTTGCTATTAATAAATAGCTGCAGGGACGGGCAAAGTATGTCTCGCAAGGCTTCTGCACcctgctttatttttatttattttttaaaagcctgTTCTTTTACCATTTTACTGAGGTGGGAACAGGAATGTGTTTGCAGAGCCATATTGTCCTGTAGTagtggtttgtttttatttttaaattttcagcTACTTCTAGAATTCCTATTTCATCAATTGTGACGCTAACATTGTACTTGGTAGAGTTGGTAAGTTCAATTTCCGGTCATGTGGTCGTCACCGACCGTTCTTCATTTCAATTGTAGCCAACTTCCCCGACTGCGTGGTGGAGCAACTCCCGGCCGACATCAGCACGGGCATCTACTATGGCTGGGCCTGCGTGGGCAACGGCGACGTACACAAGATGGTGATGAGCATCGGCTGGAACCCGTACTACAAGAACACCAAGAAGTCAATGGTGGGTTCCGAATAAAGGCACACTCCCTGGGTGtgtcgttagcctaatagcccCAAAATTACACTATAAAATTCCTTATTATGCAGTCAACCCTCGCTATTGGCTTGGGTACCCGCTATGAATAGCAAACATTTGCCAACGGTAGACTGAACatcttcaaaaatgtttaataattaGTAGTTGTAACACCAAATATTTCCCAAACTATGACCCCAAAACACTttataatcattttattttacatcacCCTTAAAactaaatggcttacagatgattttggGTAGAAATGCAGCGAACACAAATGCATAGATGCATGCAAATTGCACCTTTTCCCCAAACTTTCTTTGCGCAAAATATTTCACTTAAGAGTGTGACTTTTTCAGACAAAATTACAACTACGTTCTCACAAAATTAtactaatataaaatgaaaactgttttcagtttttttttcgaATAAAATTTTAGttgtagataaaaaaaaaatttgtgtaaaatgtagtttcttgtaaaattatgacttgtaaaaaacgttttttatcTCAAAATGGGAGCTTTTCCAGAAAATCCcatttttcacttaaaaatagATTTACTTTAAAGTGTGACTTTCATGTTAAAATACTGTCtcataaaagtatatttttttaatgcaaaataaaaacttatctcaaaattattttattactttaagatttttcacatttttgtcataacattaaaaaatgactttcaCAAAATGGCAACTATTTtgagtaaaattacaacttttcatGTAACATCTGATTCgtacaattacattttcaaaacaaagattttattctcttaaaatttgaatattaaactATCTTAAAAATTTTTACTGTGACTTTTTCTAAATAaatttacagttaaaaaaaataaactatttatgCTCAGCGTCATGAAATATTGAGCGGTGATTTTGTGTGTAAAAGGCACTATTAAGATAGTGTCGGCATGGAAGACATTAAAGACATGCAGGTAGATAAGAGTGATGCGAGTGGTAGTAATTGATTTATCATGCATTCATGGAAATATAAAGAGCAGCCATTGATGCCAAACAGGAAATAACTGGCTGTGCATGTTGGCTAGAATTGATATTTAACATGGAGTGTTGCCTCGAGCGAATATGACCGATTAGCGCGGTGGAACATCGGGATGTCTTGCTGCCGTCAACGCGTGTGTGCTTCTGTTGTCCCAGGAGACTCATGTGATCCACAAGTTCAAAGAGGACTTCTACGGCGACACCCTCAGCGTGGTCATGGTGGGATATATCCGTCCGGAGAGAAGCTACGAATCGCTCGGTAAAgtgcacgcagacacacacgcaaaatAGTGCGTCAAGACTGTTGCATTTTCAGGGTTGGAATTATCCAAATGAGCAGGGAAAAGCACACGAAATCCTCAATAGTCTGCTTGTTTCAGTACAATTTAGAGTACAGTGCTCCGTAGCGAGCAGACATCCACCAAACAAAATCATAATGCCACACGGGAAAAGACTTCAACTTGCTCAAATTGAGTtgaaaccatcatgtcatcagcctgtagttatgctagttatcgcagcatacacgGGGAGTCTGCTGCATgatttccaggtttggtcacgtgattttccccattttgtgtaattttttgTTTACTACATAGTTGCATTTGTTCTTATTTGAGGGCTGAACTTCTATCGTTAAACTAAATATGTTGTTACTGAGTGTGTggtataaactgtacagaatttgagacaacaaaatcagcctttgctaaatggttagcattcacaattagcattagcgcCCTAGCGATTGCCTTTttaggtccatccatccattttctaccgcttatccgggtcgggtcgcgggggcagtagctttagcagggacgcccagacttccctctccccagccacttcatccagctcttccgaggggatcccgaggcgttccaaggccagccgaaggccgtagtctttccagcgtgtcctggggcgtccccggggtctcctcccggtgggacgtgcccggaacacctcaccagggaggcgtccgggaggcatccgaatcagatgccccagccacctcatctggctcctctcaatgcggaggagcagcggctctactctgagatcctcccggatgaccgagcttctcaccctatctctaagggagagcccggacaccctgcggaggaaactcatttcgagcgcttgtatccgggatctcgttctttcggtcacgacccacagctcatgaccaaaggtgagggtaggaacgaagatcgaccggtaaattgagagcttcgcctttcggcttagctccttctttaccacaacggaccgatacaaagtccacatcactgcagacgctccaccgatccgcctgtcgatctcccgttccattcttccctcactcgtgaacaagaccctaagatacttgaactcctccacttggggcaggatctcatccccgacccggagagggcacgccacccttttccgactgaggaccatggtctcagatttggaggtgctgattctcatcccagccgcttcacactcggctgcgaactgctccagtgagagttggaggtcacggtttgatgaagccaacagaaccacatcatcagcaaaaagcagagatgcaatactgaggccaccaaaccggaccccctctacgcctcggctgcgcctagaaattctgtccataaaagttatgaacagaatcggcgacaaagggcagccttggcggagtccaaccctcaccgggaacgagtccgacttactgccggatatgcggaccaaactctgactccggtcgtacagggacggaacagcccgtatcagggggttcggtaccccatactcccgaagcaccctccacaggactccccgagggacacggtcgaacgccttctccaagtccacaaaacacatgtagagctttttaggtaaaaaaaataaaatatatatatatatatatatatatatatatacaccattCAACTTActcatcatgttatatgtacattacatatCTAATAATGTCTTTAAAAATCACATTCAGATGCTCCTCGATCGTTCTTGGCAACGTTTTTCACTGGTCCAAcagtgcgtccgtctgcaacaaaacaaaacctggacagtggccaaatggttctGGGCGGCGCAAATAcgcttttattaatattttttattgcctcgaggccacaggtgtcaaactcaaggcctggggccCAGATCttgcctgccacatcattttaagaGGCCCGAGAAAGCAAATCATAAGCGTCatcttccatgattcttgctaaattCTGTACCacaattttaaattgtcatatttagtaaataataacattgtaatatggcaagcattttttgttaccaaacaccTTTTATAGTAACTTGAACAGTAGTTGAGCAAATATGATCCTtgacctctgatttcaaaactagttatccattaatttgttgtgtacatGTAATAACATGAAGAGgtgatcaaactttttttttttttatttatttttttttttttttttggttttacattcataacggccctctaagagaaaaccgtaactacaatgtggcccatgacaaaaatgactttgaaacCCCTGCTCAGCAAATATTTTTGCATCAAACAATTTCTGTGGTTGGCTTTGCAGAGttagccattttttttgtttttccttccacAACCCTACTGaaatctgtttaattcttattccacgaacacaatattaatcagaataccatGTTTAGACTGGTGGGGGTACAGACAACGTATTCGTGGACACACACGcgggcgcgcgcacacacaaacaa contains:
- the rfk gene encoding riboflavin kinase isoform X1, whose translation is MLTTLASIAVSLSVGFGRVGPSFGLVPGLWRSRSPAHSGSLSNLLVGMKSLPYFCRGEVNRGFGRGSKELGIPTANFPDCVVEQLPADISTGIYYGWACVGNGDVHKMVMSIGWNPYYKNTKKSMETHVIHKFKEDFYGDTLSVVMVGYIRPERSYESLEALIAAINGDIAEAKVQLERPEHIKLRDDNFFTSHSSSSSSSSSGASSSSSQTIINGH
- the rfk gene encoding riboflavin kinase isoform X2, with product MKSLPYFCRGEVNRGFGRGSKELGIPTANFPDCVVEQLPADISTGIYYGWACVGNGDVHKMVMSIGWNPYYKNTKKSMETHVIHKFKEDFYGDTLSVVMVGYIRPERSYESLEALIAAINGDIAEAKVQLERPEHIKLRDDNFFTSHSSSSSSSSSGASSSSSQTIINGH